A window from Plasmodium relictum strain SGS1 genome assembly, chromosome: 7 encodes these proteins:
- a CDS encoding fam-h protein, translating to MDMKSNNISNIGVYPEYHTHIAKVFITTDMSTLKIYNKKEKKNIIYFSINFFIFSLLIWILQCSNTWDSFRSWNYKNDSKSVLNLGAKRSLVESEDVEKQAHKRLKFYNEQDIIRENLESESEKNEIEGKIDSEKGNEIETIEKSKIEKFKERILGRCQNYLKLIFLVITFLLSSSSLALIIDDYIKPNALGFSYAIMLANISVLIFSSILFSDQIKKKYKKKS from the exons atggacatgaaaagtaataatatatCTAATATTGGTGTATATCCCGAATACCATACCCACATAGCTAAAGTTTTTATTACTACAGATATGTcaactttaaaaatatataataaaaaagagaaaaaaaatataatatatttttctataaatttttttatattttcccTTTTAATTTGGATATTACAATGTTCCAATACT tGGGATTCTTTTAGATCGTGGAATTACAAAAATGACTCAAAAAGCGTACTAAATTTAGGAGCTAAAAGATCATTAGTCGAAAGTGAAGATGTAGAAAAACAAGCACACAAaagattaaaattttataacgAACAAGATATAATAAGAGAAAATTTAGAATCAGAAAGtgagaaaaatgaaatagagGGGAAAATAGATTCAGAAAAAGGAAATGAAATAGAGACAatagaaaaaagtaaaatagaaaaatttaagGAGAGAATTTTAGGAAGATGccaaaattatttaaaattaattttcttGGTTATCACTTTTCTCCTATCGTCTTCTTCATTAGCATTAATTATAGATGATTATATTAAACCTAATGCTTTAGGATTTTCTTATGCTATTATGTTAGCTAATATATCCGTTTTAATATTCTCAtccattttattttctgatcaaatcaaaaaaaaatataaaaaaaaatcatag